In Misgurnus anguillicaudatus chromosome 14, ASM2758022v2, whole genome shotgun sequence, the genomic window gataaaaagaAGTAGGCATGAGATGCGATAACAAAGACCTTTAATGTGACTTCACCAGAGATCTGTatagaaaaaaacaatgcaatgcATTATGCAATGCAACACATACATTTATAAGAGTATAATAATATCAGTCTTTCTAACTGCTAAAGTGTTGTCATGTGAAAATGCAAAAGTGATGTGAAAAGAGTGAAAATGCAGTGTTAGTCCTTCTACATCTTTATTAGATAATTTTGTTGTACTAAGAGTATTAAACTTGTGTTCAGACTAAACTTTCATAATATTAGAATACTATACAATACAACATGATATAGGCTAGTATTAATATAATCCTGGTGGCAGTTTAAAGCAAGGAATTTTCCAcagaaatacaaggtgtggcgtGTTGGCATGCATGGGAACTGGCTGAAATGCGTgtctcacggtgaatgcgtGACACTTGAGAGCCTTGTTTTTCATCTGCCTTCAGTTATTTACACTGATAGATTTTACAATGCAATAATGCAAGACAGGGACCGTCTAAAAAGTACAAAACGAACACAATAATTCTATTCAAATGCTTCACTCTtcaaatttatataaaatatatctcaGATCTAACAGGTGTGTCTAGGTTCCAGGAAGATTTTGATATTGGTTGTATTTACAAAACTATAGCACATTAACTGAAAAACAAATCTTGCACAGACTTGAAAAGATTGCATTTTAATGCCATCTAGAGAAACATAATGCAGTTGTTTTGATTGAGTTTGAAAATCTGaagtttaaataaatgaataataaatgtACACAGTTTGACATGTCAACTTCAAGGGTTATGTCTTTCTACTGATTCAGAACAACATTTCCAGGCATCTTTTACTCATATATGTAAATCAAAACACAAGCTATTCAATTAATTTCAAGccttttaacatatttttttaaacataaagtTTTGTATCTGTTATCTGATGGGAAAATTATTTGCAGTTTTTCTCCATTACACATAGTTTTCTACGGTCCCTAATTGACTTGAGCACTAGTGCTTCACTGCTATAGAGCGTTTATGCGTTATAACCAgagcttgacattaacacccacCAAATTCAGGTAGATTTCAGGTGTGGTTGGTAAAACGGCCACTCCCACTTTGGCAGGTTTAATATACTTTTGTAAttgtatatttcaaaaaaggcatgtgaaataataaacaatGAGCTGTGTGACACTAAACTCCCATGAGAATTCCCTGCACTTGTAATGTAAGTGGTATTTTGAGCTCGAGCACTGACAGATTTGCGAACCCACGGGACGTAGTCACTTAGAGCACGTGCGAGCATGCTCTTTAGACAGGGGACCGCCAACTTACAATAAAACTTTTGGGCGCATTAAATATCAATGAAGTGTATGCTGGATTATAAACCCTTCGCTTCAATGCAAGTACCCCGGAGTGCATCCTGGACCATGGGGCGGGGCGACTTGTTGGGGTGGAGCAACACGTGTTGCCCCTCCTGACTAAACGGTTATTGGTTTATGTGGGCACGTGTCGCTCCGCCTCGAAGTGTCACCCCGCCTCATCGTCCAGGCTGCACCCTGGGGTTAATCCTAAATGAGCTGTGTGCCTGCAAAACAGCATTTCTAATCATTTACCAATATTAAACTGGACTATTTGGacaaataaacatgaacatagCTCAGCTGCACACTCTTTTACTTAGACGGACTTCAGTAAGACAAACAGTTCAGTAAGATTGCTGGTTAACAACATGTACATTAACAAATAGTTTTAATGAGTCACGTTcagtcactattttatacttGTTTCTTTGTCTGAAACAGAAGCAGAGAATATACAAatgaaataaacttttttaGGCTTTGGCTGTATAAAGATATAGTTTGTGACAGTTTAGAGAGTAAGAGAATTTAAAGTGCCAATGTAGTCTTTTGGGTGCAATTGCAAATACGATGTGATAATGACGCAATCTAGCGACATTTAACGACTTTTTAAGCAGACTTTAGCTACTTTCCACtgaaaatagttggcaacactgcttcGCTTATAATGCTGTAACACTCTTGGGAAGGAATACAAGAAAGAGCTGGAGCTGAAACATTAAAGATAGTGCCTTATGTGTTAGGCTTTTTGTGAAAGTTAAGTAGCCTACTGTAGCTGTGACAGAGACAGTTTTATTCTTTTTACAAATTCCCCCACGCAAAAGTTAATAAATCAATGGCAAAAACACTGTTACAACACTGATTATTCAATATTCTATTATATAAACAAATTATATtgttactaaattctgaacaaaagaaatttaattcaaaattgACCTGTATCTTAATGTGCATCATATAAGCCCTATTGCGTTTATTTAGTGTGAATATACTTCTACTGAAAGATGTGTTTAGATTCAGCATTGCATACTGTTCAGataaaaattacagatttttataTGCTTGCAATGTAATAcaaatttttgcattaaaattgtATTCATTATAGGCTACCgaatttcaaataaaaagtcaATTTTGGTGAAACTATACTTACTTAAAACTGTCTAAGGATACTTATAAACTAAAATCATCAACATTGTGGACAGAAGCCAACAAACAAAGCATGCAAAATAttcttaatttaaacaaatatgtAATTATCAGAAAAGTTTTTCATTCATGATATAGGAAAATAGATACACGAGTTGATCTGTTTATCTTATAATTGGTACAGGGAAAGCAAAACTCAAAAATGCCTGGAAACCTCCTAAAAAATCCAAATGCAGATGGTAAGTAAAAAACATGATACATAAATTTTGTGTATAGGAAAATGTTTAGATAAGAAGAGCTGAGGaccatcaaaaatgagataatgatcaGAATGCTATCTGCACACATTATttgtttatcaaatactttcacttcaaatatGCTTGGTATATTGATACCAACtctatacatatctgtacctaaatggtacatataaggGCCATTTTAAAGGGACTACTTAGGATAGATGTCCATGACCATTTGATCATTATTTCTGACTACAGTTGGGTACCATTGAAAATTGTTTTtggttattatgtaatttataAGGTCCTGCAGTGACAAATGaaactacaaaaaatatttttagtctCTCAAttcaatactgtatatacaagAGTGATGTTAAAATGGTTTTAGATGAAGTATATGTATAGCATGGCACACTTCAGGATCCTGCTTGACGTCATTTAATGGCCATGTAACCATCTTAATATCTAAACAGCTTTTATCTCATTGTGTTTTTAAGAGGATTTTGAGCACTGGATGGTGATAGAGAACGGTGGAGATGAATGGCATATTGAAGAGATGTCAGAACCTGCCTTCAGTGATGATTCAGTGACTAAATATTTCTGCACATCATTTGAGTAAGAGAAAATGATTCTGCACTACAGGAATAGATAATGTGAGTTTATGATCATACTCTGCTGTGTCTTTGGTACAACTTTCCAGGCCGTGTTTAAAAAGACAAGTGATTGATCTGCTGGAAAATGGTTACGACCCTGAAAATTTAGATTTTGCGCAGCCTGCGGTGACTGTGACAGACTGGTGGGCAAATAGCATTCGTTTCAATATTGTCATCCTTAAGTGTATAGCAGCTCATTTCTTTTGCATGTCTGTGTGTAGGTACAGTAGACAACCAGACTGTGGGTGCATTTATAAACTTTCTGTGGCACTGCTCGATGATAAACAAGACGTCATTGCTGAATTTAGCCCAGATGATGTGACTTTACCTGATACGGATGACTGCTCTTGGAAACAGGTAAAATGTGGACGATTGAATTGTTTACAATAGAACCAAGAACTTGAAAAGAAATCATGTTGGTTTTAAACTAAATGCAAGAGAtttggaaaagtttgaatagcCTACCCTGGAGAACCAATGGGGTCAAATTTGTTTAATTGCTGCTATCCAAAATCttcttgggttctccagggttaattAGAAAGTAagcaaaattaatttaaatacgtttttttttaaacaaggcTTCCTGTGTAAAGTTAAAAGaaagcattattttttaaatacaagtaCAATGAATAAATACTTCGAATAATCAAAATGGATTCAAAGAATAATGAAAGGGGTCCATATGACTTTTATGTCTCCAGAAGCCATACGGTATCTTTTGAGACAAACATAGGCTTGATTTTGTAACTTTCTTTGGATAAAATTGTCTATGCTTACATGTAAATGTTCAGATATTTTCCTTTTGTTTTACTAAGGAAAAAGTAAGCATTGGTTTGAATCAACATAAGGtttagtaaataaatattaatgcgACTGTTTCTATAATATTTGCAGCTAAATTGAAGCTATAAGACAAATAGTTTCTTGATTATCAAACAAGTTCATGGACACTGAGTGTAACCACGGTTATTGCTTCTTATATAGGTGACGCACACATTTACAGAATATGGTCCTGGTCTACGTTTCATCTTTTTTGAACATGGTGGTCAAGACACCAAATATTGGAAAGGCTGGTTTGGTGTGAGAGTCACTGGAAGTTCTGTCACCATAGACGTTTAAAGACCAACACTAATGAGATTAAATATTACTGATTGATCAGCACTTTGCTTTTTAGATGTATTAAATGCATATTCAAATAAGAAACACGTGAACGATTATTTGAATTGATGTTCTGCTATCCATAGATCTTAATGAAGAtgaaaattaagtttttttattgttgtttatatgtctatgtggtgcttttaatcgtgtcataaaaataaagcaatgaaaaaaatcatcaCTTTCCTTTCCTTAATGTC contains:
- the LOC129427432 gene encoding F-box only protein 2-like isoform X1 translates to MPGNLLKNPNADEDFEHWMVIENGGDEWHIEEMSEPAFSDDSVTKYFCTSFEPCLKRQVIDLLENGYDPENLDFAQPAVTVTDWYSRQPDCGCIYKLSVALLDDKQDVIAEFSPDDVTLPDTDDCSWKQVTHTFTEYGPGLRFIFFEHGGQDTKYWKGWFGVRVTGSSVTIDV
- the LOC129427432 gene encoding F-box only protein 2-like isoform X2 — its product is MSVNLLKNPNGDEDFEHWMVIENGGDEWHIEEMSEPAFSDDSVTKYFCTSFEPCLKRQVIDLLENGYDPENLDFAQPAVTVTDWYSRQPDCGCIYKLSVALLDDKQDVIAEFSPDDVTLPDTDDCSWKQVTHTFTEYGPGLRFIFFEHGGQDTKYWKGWFGVRVTGSSVTIDV